The bacterium genome includes a window with the following:
- the uvrA gene encoding excinuclease ABC subunit UvrA codes for MEKNKKHTTEGSIIVKGARTHNLKNVSVEMPRGTMIVFTGLSGSGKSSLAFDTIFAEGQRKYVESLSAYARQFLRQMQKPDVDEISGLSPAISIDQKSRSNNPRSTVATITEIYDYLRVLYSRVGHPHCPICDREVRKLTNEEILDSILKSVEKTSKALKKANPEALTSGVSKAKIRIAAPMVVGRKGEYYQLLYDMLNKGFEKAIIDGNEHSLRQRVELKKNFKHDIDIIVDEIFVSEFNDDPKGTRERASEAIERALHEAEGLVKIYEPGGEGKIVSAKFMCPYDGFSFPEVEPRLFSFNSPYGACPTCNGIGTKYIWSDEPCETCKGARLRNEALHVYLYTKGKEESRKNIVEVSSMSIEDAKKFFDALQLSEKEMEISKAVIKEISSRVQFMLNVGIEYLTLDRKANTLSGGEAQRIRLASQLGSGLVGALYVLDEPTIGLHQRDNDRLIETLKRLRDLGNTVLVVEHDEDTIFAADYIVDIGPGAGTHGGNIVADGWLEDLLTAKTNKSGSRTLAYLRDEVRVEVPKERRTQDKGKIKIKGATKFSIQNQDVEIPLGKLVVISGVSGSGKSTFLYEILHRNLQARFDKRFRTAKQYNVAEFSGTEYLGRSILIDQSPIGRTPRSNPATYTGAWTHIRDLFAMTEEAKARAWGPSRFSFNRKGGRCEACEGNGMVAVEMHFLPTVYVTCDVCNGKRFMKETLDVKFKKKSIHDVLKMTVEEATEFFQDIPAISDRLQTLMDVGLSYLELGQSATTLSGGEAQRVKIASELYRPHQTKTMYLLDEPTVGLHYDDVAKLIEILQRLVDRGNSVVVIEHNLDVLKSADYLVDFGPEGGSNGGRIVAKGTPEQVAEKTGSHTGTYLKRELAKRTKKKK; via the coding sequence ATGGAAAAGAACAAGAAACACACTACGGAAGGCAGCATCATCGTGAAGGGCGCCCGCACGCACAATCTCAAGAACGTGAGTGTGGAGATGCCGCGCGGCACAATGATCGTATTCACCGGCCTTTCGGGCTCGGGGAAGTCATCACTCGCGTTCGATACCATCTTCGCGGAAGGTCAGCGCAAGTACGTCGAATCGCTCTCCGCCTACGCGCGACAATTCCTCCGCCAGATGCAGAAGCCGGATGTCGACGAGATCAGCGGCCTTTCACCGGCGATTTCCATCGACCAGAAGTCCCGCTCCAACAACCCGCGATCCACGGTCGCGACCATCACCGAAATCTACGACTACCTCCGCGTCCTCTACTCGCGCGTGGGTCATCCGCACTGCCCGATCTGTGATCGCGAGGTCCGCAAGCTCACGAATGAAGAAATCCTCGATTCCATCTTGAAATCCGTCGAGAAGACCTCGAAGGCACTCAAGAAAGCGAATCCTGAAGCGCTTACGTCAGGAGTTTCCAAGGCAAAAATCCGCATCGCCGCACCGATGGTCGTCGGCCGTAAGGGCGAGTACTACCAGCTCCTTTACGATATGCTCAACAAGGGCTTTGAGAAAGCGATCATCGACGGCAATGAGCACTCTCTCCGTCAGAGAGTGGAACTGAAAAAGAACTTCAAGCACGACATCGACATCATCGTCGATGAGATCTTCGTCAGCGAATTCAATGACGATCCGAAGGGAACCCGCGAACGCGCCTCCGAAGCGATCGAGCGCGCGCTCCACGAGGCCGAGGGGCTCGTAAAGATCTATGAGCCGGGAGGCGAAGGCAAGATCGTCTCCGCGAAGTTCATGTGCCCGTACGATGGCTTCTCATTTCCGGAAGTCGAACCGCGTCTCTTTTCATTCAACTCGCCGTACGGCGCGTGCCCGACCTGTAACGGTATCGGCACCAAGTACATCTGGAGCGATGAGCCGTGCGAGACCTGCAAGGGCGCGCGTCTGCGCAACGAAGCGCTTCACGTCTACCTGTACACGAAGGGGAAGGAGGAATCCCGTAAGAACATCGTCGAAGTGAGCTCGATGTCGATCGAGGACGCAAAGAAGTTTTTCGATGCGCTTCAGTTGAGTGAAAAAGAGATGGAGATCTCGAAGGCGGTCATCAAGGAGATCTCCAGCCGCGTCCAATTCATGCTCAACGTCGGCATCGAGTACCTCACCCTCGATCGTAAGGCAAACACCCTCTCCGGCGGGGAAGCGCAGCGCATCCGTCTTGCGTCACAGCTCGGCTCCGGTCTCGTGGGAGCGCTCTATGTCTTGGATGAGCCGACCATCGGTCTCCATCAGAGAGACAACGATCGCCTTATCGAGACACTCAAGCGTCTGCGCGACTTAGGAAACACCGTCCTTGTCGTCGAGCACGACGAAGACACCATTTTCGCCGCTGATTACATCGTGGATATCGGCCCCGGCGCCGGAACGCACGGTGGCAACATCGTCGCCGATGGGTGGCTGGAAGATCTCCTTACCGCGAAGACGAACAAATCCGGCTCGCGCACGCTTGCATACCTACGTGACGAAGTCCGCGTCGAAGTCCCGAAGGAGCGCCGCACGCAGGATAAGGGAAAGATCAAGATAAAAGGCGCGACGAAGTTCAGCATCCAGAATCAGGATGTCGAGATCCCGCTCGGCAAACTCGTCGTCATCTCCGGCGTCTCCGGCTCCGGTAAATCCACGTTCCTCTACGAGATCCTCCATCGCAACCTGCAGGCCCGTTTCGATAAGCGCTTCCGCACCGCGAAGCAGTACAACGTTGCAGAGTTTTCCGGCACCGAGTACCTCGGCCGCAGTATCTTGATAGATCAATCGCCGATCGGCCGCACGCCGCGATCGAACCCTGCTACCTACACCGGCGCATGGACGCACATCCGCGATCTCTTCGCGATGACGGAGGAGGCAAAAGCACGCGCATGGGGTCCGTCGCGATTCTCATTCAACCGCAAAGGCGGCCGCTGCGAAGCGTGCGAAGGGAACGGTATGGTCGCGGTGGAAATGCACTTCCTCCCGACGGTCTACGTCACGTGCGATGTCTGCAACGGCAAGCGATTCATGAAAGAGACGCTCGATGTGAAGTTCAAGAAGAAGAGCATCCACGACGTCTTGAAGATGACGGTGGAGGAAGCGACCGAATTCTTCCAAGACATCCCGGCAATCTCTGATCGTCTGCAGACCCTCATGGATGTCGGCCTCTCGTATCTCGAGCTCGGGCAGAGCGCGACGACGCTCTCCGGCGGAGAAGCGCAGCGCGTGAAGATCGCGTCGGAACTGTATCGTCCGCACCAGACGAAGACCATGTACCTCCTCGACGAGCCTACCGTGGGATTGCACTACGACGACGTCGCGAAGCTCATCGAGATCCTCCAGCGTCTCGTCGATCGGGGTAATTCCGTGGTCGTCATCGAACACAATCTCGATGTCCTGAAATCCGCCGACTATCTCGTCGATTTCGGTCCTGAAGGCGGTTCCAATGGCGGCAGGATCGTCGCGAAGGGCACTCCGGAGCAAGTCGCGGAAAAAACAGGCTCCCACACTGGCACGTACCTCAAGCGCGAGCTCGCGAAGCGTACGAAGAAGAAAAAATAA
- the murB gene encoding UDP-N-acetylmuramate dehydrogenase: MLEILNNKPLFSLTTFEIGGPAKHYVEVKTEEEIRDALGWAREHDVPFFILGGGSNLLIPDEGFDGLVIHIVSNHFGFSGDILEADAGCNLLSLISSASEQGLGGWEKLSGIPGSLGGAVRGNAGAFGPEIKDFLVYAHAINTKTEDTHEFANAECEFAYRQSYFKKNPEWIITKVHLKLEKVDPNESVAAIEATIHEREKRHIQNVRAAGSYFMNPIAPQAIVSMFEEEKGVQSRGGRVPAGWLIEKVGLKGAQIGGAQSSEQHPNYLVNTGNAKASEVRELADRIKREVKEKFDVELEEEAVILR; this comes from the coding sequence ATGTTAGAAATCCTTAATAATAAGCCACTTTTTAGTCTCACGACCTTCGAGATCGGCGGGCCAGCAAAACACTACGTCGAGGTGAAAACCGAAGAGGAAATCCGTGACGCGCTCGGTTGGGCACGTGAACATGACGTTCCGTTCTTCATCCTCGGCGGCGGAAGTAATCTCCTCATTCCTGATGAAGGCTTCGACGGCCTTGTCATCCACATCGTGAGCAACCATTTCGGATTTTCCGGTGACATTCTTGAAGCGGACGCAGGATGCAATTTGCTCTCACTCATCAGCTCAGCATCTGAACAAGGTCTCGGCGGCTGGGAGAAGCTCTCCGGCATTCCAGGCAGCCTTGGCGGTGCGGTGCGCGGCAACGCAGGAGCCTTCGGTCCTGAGATAAAGGACTTCCTCGTCTATGCGCACGCAATCAATACTAAAACCGAAGACACGCACGAATTCGCGAATGCAGAGTGCGAATTCGCGTACCGACAAAGTTATTTCAAGAAGAACCCTGAGTGGATCATCACAAAGGTGCACCTGAAGCTTGAGAAAGTCGATCCGAACGAAAGCGTTGCAGCCATTGAGGCGACCATCCATGAGCGTGAAAAGCGCCACATCCAGAATGTCCGCGCTGCAGGTTCCTATTTCATGAATCCCATCGCACCACAGGCGATCGTCTCCATGTTTGAAGAAGAGAAGGGTGTCCAAAGCCGCGGAGGAAGAGTACCTGCAGGCTGGCTTATCGAGAAGGTAGGTCTCAAGGGAGCACAGATCGGTGGTGCACAATCGAGTGAGCAGCATCCCAACTACCTCGTAAACACCGGCAACGCAAAAGCGAGCGAAGTCCGTGAACTCGCCGATCGCATCAAAAGGGAAGTGAAAGAGAAATTCGATGTCGAGCTCGAAGAAGAAGCAGTTATCCTCAGGTAG
- the uvrB gene encoding excinuclease ABC subunit UvrB, translating into MKNQSPFTLTSDYEPSGDQPQAISAMMKGLQEGKRDQTLLGVTGSGKTYTMANVIAKHGKATLVIAHNKTLAAQLAAEYREFFPDAAVHYFVSYYDYYQPEAYVPVTDTYIEKEAMINEDIERLRHAATQALLTRKDVIIVASVSCIYGLGNPQEYAKYIVKLEKGEAMTRAHLTRKLIAMYFERTTGDLSPGTFRALGSYVEFMPAGERIIYRIDLAGGKVSKIEVMDHITRAITEELPELFLFPAKQYVTPKDVMDAAVKDIEHELKERLKELDQEGKILEAERLKRRTRQDLAMIKEFGFCSGIENYSRHFDRRAPGEPSYSLLSYFPHKADGTPDYLTIIDESHVTVPQLGAMYAGDRARKLTLIEHGFRLPSAVDNRPLKFDEFRKETGQTIYTSATPGEFEIKEGGKPVEMIIRPTGLIDPEIEVRPIVAKDGYEGQVRDFIKEAEVVTKRGGRSMVTVLTKKMAEDLTEFLKEKDIKTRYIHSDVKTIDRIETLTDFRKGAFDVLVGVNLLREGLDLPEVELVGILDADKEGFLRSETSLIQTIGRAARNVLGRVLLYADMQTGSMERAIGETNRRREIQIAYNKKHGITPKTVAKKIHDIIGDIQKMRDRTVATLAESDMAAAGGDIKKLIKQKRIEMHEAADRLDFETAALLRDEISKLETRKK; encoded by the coding sequence GTGAAAAATCAATCTCCGTTCACCCTCACGAGCGACTACGAACCCTCCGGCGACCAGCCGCAGGCTATTTCAGCCATGATGAAAGGGCTTCAGGAGGGAAAGCGTGATCAGACGCTCCTCGGTGTCACCGGTTCCGGAAAGACCTACACGATGGCGAACGTCATCGCGAAGCACGGAAAAGCCACACTGGTCATCGCCCACAACAAGACGCTCGCCGCGCAGCTCGCCGCCGAGTACCGCGAATTCTTCCCGGACGCGGCGGTCCACTACTTCGTCTCCTACTACGACTACTACCAGCCGGAAGCGTACGTACCGGTCACCGACACCTATATCGAGAAGGAGGCGATGATCAACGAAGACATCGAGCGTCTGCGCCATGCGGCGACGCAAGCGCTCCTGACGCGTAAAGACGTCATCATCGTGGCGTCCGTCTCGTGCATCTACGGTCTCGGTAATCCGCAGGAATACGCGAAGTACATCGTGAAATTGGAGAAAGGCGAAGCGATGACGCGCGCCCATCTCACCCGCAAACTCATCGCAATGTATTTCGAACGCACCACGGGCGATCTCTCCCCAGGGACCTTCCGTGCACTCGGTTCCTACGTCGAATTCATGCCCGCAGGGGAACGCATCATCTACCGCATCGATCTTGCGGGCGGAAAGGTCTCGAAAATCGAGGTGATGGACCACATCACCCGCGCGATTACCGAAGAACTGCCTGAGCTTTTCCTCTTTCCGGCGAAACAGTACGTCACGCCGAAGGATGTTATGGATGCGGCGGTGAAGGATATCGAGCACGAATTGAAAGAGCGCCTCAAGGAGCTCGATCAGGAAGGGAAGATCCTCGAGGCGGAACGTTTGAAGCGTCGCACGCGTCAGGATCTCGCGATGATCAAGGAGTTCGGTTTCTGTTCGGGAATCGAAAACTATTCGCGCCACTTCGATCGCCGCGCACCGGGCGAGCCATCGTATTCCCTCCTTTCGTATTTCCCGCACAAAGCCGACGGTACGCCGGATTACCTCACCATCATCGATGAAAGCCACGTCACCGTGCCGCAGTTGGGAGCGATGTATGCAGGTGATCGTGCACGTAAGCTCACGCTCATCGAGCACGGCTTCCGCCTCCCCAGCGCGGTCGATAACCGTCCGTTGAAATTCGATGAGTTCCGCAAAGAAACAGGGCAGACCATCTATACCTCCGCGACACCAGGTGAATTCGAGATCAAGGAAGGCGGGAAGCCGGTCGAGATGATCATCCGCCCGACCGGTCTCATCGATCCGGAGATCGAAGTGCGCCCGATCGTGGCGAAAGACGGCTACGAAGGTCAGGTACGCGATTTCATCAAAGAAGCGGAAGTCGTCACCAAGCGCGGCGGCCGCTCCATGGTCACCGTCCTTACCAAGAAGATGGCCGAAGATCTCACGGAATTCCTGAAGGAGAAGGACATCAAGACGCGCTACATCCACTCCGATGTGAAGACCATCGATCGCATCGAGACGCTCACCGATTTCCGGAAAGGCGCGTTCGATGTCCTCGTCGGCGTGAACCTGCTTCGCGAGGGACTCGATCTTCCTGAAGTCGAACTCGTCGGCATCCTCGATGCCGATAAGGAAGGCTTCCTCCGTTCGGAAACGTCACTCATCCAGACCATCGGTCGTGCCGCCCGCAACGTCCTCGGCCGCGTCCTTCTCTATGCTGATATGCAGACCGGCTCCATGGAGCGCGCGATAGGGGAGACGAACCGTCGTCGCGAAATCCAGATCGCGTACAATAAAAAACACGGCATCACGCCGAAGACGGTCGCCAAGAAGATCCACGACATCATCGGGGACATCCAGAAGATGCGTGATCGTACCGTTGCGACGCTCGCCGAGAGCGACATGGCAGCGGCCGGGGGAGACATCAAAAAACTCATCAAGCAGAAGCGTATAGAAATGCACGAAGCAGCCGATCGCTTGGATTTTGAGACTGCCGCACTCCTCCGTGACGAAATATCGAAACTGGAGACGCGTAAAAAATAA
- a CDS encoding tyrosine--tRNA ligase, whose amino-acid sequence MKLSELLRQRGYVHQHSSETLEEITDGEKRTLYLGIDPSADSLHVGNLMGLIVLRRFLEAGHRIVILTGGGTGMIGDPGGKSAERNLLDEATIEHNTKAVAKQIRQVFGSSDFIEVNNAEWLSKLKLLEFLRDVGKHFTVNAMIKKDIVKNRLDAESPISFTEFSYSLLQGYDYFHLNDTYGVDLQVGGSDQWSNLLAGVEFIRRRSEKEVHALTWPLIVNKSTGKKFGKSEQGAIWLDPKKTSPYAFYQFFLNVDDEAVEELLLKLTLLHFHEVESIMNAHKGEPGSRLAQKELARAVTTIVHGAEAAENAENVSAVLFGEKTLAEVSRDARQLLAQEAPNAGIQLGLPVVDALIAANLAASKREARQFIEDGAISLGDEKVTDVARVLQESDFQNNLAILKRGKRQSAVLVLD is encoded by the coding sequence ATGAAGCTTTCAGAACTCCTGCGCCAGCGTGGCTATGTCCACCAGCATTCGTCTGAAACCCTCGAAGAGATCACCGACGGTGAGAAGCGCACGCTCTACCTCGGCATCGATCCGAGTGCGGACTCCTTGCATGTCGGTAACCTGATGGGGCTCATCGTCCTTCGTCGGTTCCTCGAAGCAGGACACCGCATCGTCATCCTTACCGGCGGTGGCACCGGCATGATCGGCGATCCGGGAGGAAAGAGCGCCGAGCGCAATCTTCTCGACGAAGCGACGATCGAACACAACACGAAGGCGGTCGCGAAGCAGATCCGTCAGGTCTTCGGCTCCTCGGATTTCATCGAAGTGAACAACGCCGAGTGGCTCTCGAAACTGAAGCTCCTCGAATTCCTCCGCGATGTCGGCAAACACTTCACGGTGAATGCGATGATCAAGAAGGATATCGTGAAGAACCGTCTTGATGCCGAATCCCCGATCTCGTTCACGGAATTCAGCTACTCCTTGTTGCAGGGCTACGATTATTTCCATCTCAACGACACCTACGGCGTCGATCTGCAGGTCGGCGGCTCCGATCAGTGGTCCAATCTTCTCGCGGGCGTCGAATTCATCCGCCGCAGGAGCGAGAAGGAAGTCCATGCGCTTACGTGGCCGCTCATCGTGAATAAATCCACCGGTAAGAAGTTCGGCAAGAGCGAACAGGGCGCGATCTGGCTCGATCCGAAAAAGACCTCCCCCTATGCCTTCTACCAGTTCTTCCTCAATGTCGACGACGAAGCGGTCGAGGAGCTTCTCCTCAAGCTCACGCTCCTGCATTTCCACGAAGTGGAGAGCATCATGAATGCCCACAAAGGGGAGCCGGGCTCGCGTCTCGCGCAGAAGGAGCTCGCACGCGCCGTCACCACGATCGTGCATGGCGCCGAGGCAGCAGAGAATGCAGAAAACGTCTCGGCAGTCCTCTTCGGAGAGAAAACCCTCGCAGAAGTCTCGCGCGATGCGAGACAACTCCTCGCGCAGGAAGCGCCGAATGCCGGCATCCAGCTCGGTCTTCCGGTCGTTGATGCGCTGATCGCAGCCAATCTTGCGGCCTCGAAGCGTGAGGCCCGTCAATTCATCGAAGACGGAGCCATCTCCCTCGGCGATGAAAAGGTGACCGATGTCGCGCGTGTCCTCCAAGAATCGGATTTCCAGAACAATCTCGCGATATTGAAGCGAGGGAAGCGCCAGAGCGCCGTCTTGGTGCTCGATTAA
- a CDS encoding metallopeptidase family protein, which yields MSREEFEKLIEEGYEKLPEWVRAKIKNVAILIEDEPSEEVRVREGLEEDETLLGYYQGIPLTARGDHYGVGITMPDTITLYQLPIEHAAQEDELSVAQVVAETIWHEVGHYMGLDEHEVRHRENIRDGRI from the coding sequence ATGTCACGGGAGGAATTCGAGAAGCTGATCGAAGAAGGCTACGAGAAGCTGCCGGAATGGGTGCGCGCGAAGATCAAGAACGTCGCCATTCTCATCGAAGATGAACCGTCTGAGGAAGTGAGAGTGCGCGAAGGTCTCGAAGAAGACGAAACGCTCCTCGGCTACTACCAAGGCATCCCGCTTACCGCGCGCGGCGATCACTACGGCGTCGGGATCACCATGCCGGATACCATCACGCTCTACCAGCTGCCCATCGAGCATGCTGCTCAAGAAGATGAGCTCTCAGTAGCGCAGGTGGTCGCGGAAACAATCTGGCATGAAGTCGGGCACTACATGGGCCTCGATGAGCACGAAGTAAGGCATCGCGAAAATATCCGCGACGGCCGCATTTGA
- the msrA gene encoding peptide-methionine (S)-S-oxide reductase MsrA — MKQVVFGNGCFWCTEAVFLMLKGVTKVEPGYAGGHVVNPTYAEVSAGTTGHAEVIRITYDPSLVSYEDLITVFFGSHDPTTPNRQGNDIGEQYRSIIFYADEEEKKTAERIIKEVDESLNDGTRVVTQLVPATDFYPAEDYHRNYYANHTSAPYCMLVIEPKIEKVRKRFAELVNPGV; from the coding sequence ATGAAGCAGGTGGTCTTCGGCAACGGTTGCTTCTGGTGCACGGAGGCGGTATTCCTGATGCTGAAGGGCGTGACGAAAGTCGAACCGGGATACGCCGGTGGCCACGTCGTGAATCCGACGTACGCCGAAGTGAGTGCCGGAACTACCGGTCACGCGGAAGTGATCCGTATCACGTACGATCCTTCGCTCGTCAGCTACGAAGACCTCATCACGGTCTTTTTCGGCTCGCACGATCCGACGACGCCGAACCGGCAGGGGAACGACATCGGCGAACAGTACCGCTCCATCATTTTCTACGCCGACGAGGAAGAGAAGAAGACCGCCGAACGCATCATCAAGGAAGTGGATGAGTCCCTCAACGACGGCACGCGCGTCGTTACGCAGCTCGTTCCCGCAACGGACTTTTATCCCGCAGAGGATTACCACCGGAACTACTACGCCAACCACACATCAGCGCCGTATTGCATGCTCGTCATCGAGCCGAAGATCGAGAAAGTCCGCAAACGATTCGCCGAGCTTGTGAATCCCGGTGTGTGA
- a CDS encoding DMT family transporter, with protein sequence MQYGPLLIFIAAVLWGLDGILRRSLYGLPPATIVFYEHLIGAILIAPFLWKAWKEEVLSKNELTALGLVSLLSGVLGTLFFTTALMKVNYISFSVVFLLQKLQPIFTIITAWFVLGEKVSTKYLPWAALALVAGYFMTFPNGVVNMSGDGAHVSAALLALAAAIAWGSSTAFSRYVLIGHSNTLVTGMRFLLTVPLAFGFVIGFGQLDSVTAVTGIQLLTLFGIALSTGMLALWIYYRGLKTTPARISAIVELAFPMTAIIIDYFLYGTTLIWTQYLAAAILLFAMYKVAQLNSPKLPEAVAQAV encoded by the coding sequence ATGCAGTACGGGCCTCTGCTTATCTTCATCGCCGCTGTCTTGTGGGGCCTGGATGGCATCCTGCGACGCTCGCTCTACGGTCTCCCGCCGGCAACGATCGTGTTCTATGAACACCTCATCGGCGCCATCCTCATCGCGCCGTTCCTCTGGAAAGCATGGAAGGAGGAAGTGCTCAGCAAGAACGAACTCACCGCGCTCGGCCTCGTCTCGCTTCTTTCAGGCGTCCTCGGGACGCTTTTTTTCACGACGGCACTGATGAAGGTCAATTACATCTCCTTCAGCGTCGTCTTCCTCCTCCAGAAGCTGCAGCCGATCTTCACCATCATCACGGCGTGGTTCGTGCTCGGGGAAAAGGTGAGTACCAAGTATCTGCCGTGGGCCGCACTCGCCTTGGTCGCCGGATACTTCATGACCTTCCCGAACGGCGTCGTGAATATGTCGGGAGATGGTGCACACGTCAGCGCCGCGCTTCTGGCGCTCGCTGCGGCGATCGCGTGGGGTTCCTCCACCGCCTTCTCGCGCTACGTGCTCATCGGACACAGCAATACCTTGGTAACCGGTATGCGGTTCCTCCTCACCGTTCCCTTGGCATTCGGATTCGTGATCGGTTTCGGCCAGCTTGATTCCGTCACCGCGGTCACGGGGATCCAACTTCTCACACTCTTCGGCATCGCGCTCTCCACCGGCATGCTCGCGCTGTGGATCTATTATCGCGGCCTGAAAACGACTCCTGCGCGTATCTCGGCGATCGTGGAGCTCGCGTTCCCGATGACCGCCATCATCATCGACTACTTCCTCTACGGCACGACGCTCATCTGGACCCAATACCTCGCCGCCGCGATCCTGCTTTTTGCCATGTACAAGGTCGCGCAGCTCAATTCACCCAAACTGCCTGAAGCGGTTGCCCAAGCGGTATGA
- the lysS gene encoding lysine--tRNA ligase, producing MASGDDLKQDRLKKLELLQLAGMEPYPAQTEKDTDAADFLLRFDDLEASATPVTLAGRVMSKRGQGGIMFVDLFDGTGKAQAVFQKGEFDDALFDLFASAADIGDFIQVSGIAFKTQRGHQSLKVKEWKMLAKSLMPIPDQWFGLKDEEAILRQRYLDILLNEDVRAMFERRAAFWRSIREFLTLKGFVEVETPVLENSPGGADARPFITKHNSLDMDVYLRISLELWQKRLLVAGFPKVFEIGRIFRNEGQSREHLQDYVQLETYEAYSDMKKGMEFTKDLYRHIVNAVYAKYTFEIGEHTVDFAEEWPLVDFCEEIEKAFGVNPISCTEEEAIQAARDAKVDLGDSPNKARAIDNLWKQLRKKISGPAFLVGVPVYLEPLAKRSKTNPNVVERFQVLIAGSEVGKGFSELNDPQDQRARFEEQQQLRDAGDDEAQRLDEDYVKAMEYGMPPAFGFGVSERLFAFLENRPAHESQIFPLLRPKSE from the coding sequence ATGGCAAGCGGCGACGACCTCAAGCAGGATCGGTTGAAGAAATTGGAGCTCCTCCAGCTCGCAGGAATGGAGCCGTATCCGGCACAAACCGAAAAAGACACCGACGCTGCAGATTTTCTCCTACGTTTCGATGATCTCGAAGCATCCGCGACACCCGTCACCCTCGCGGGCCGTGTCATGTCCAAGCGCGGCCAAGGCGGCATCATGTTCGTCGATCTCTTCGACGGTACCGGCAAGGCGCAGGCCGTCTTCCAGAAAGGGGAATTCGATGATGCGCTGTTCGATCTTTTCGCCTCGGCCGCGGATATCGGTGATTTCATACAGGTAAGCGGCATCGCGTTCAAGACGCAGCGCGGTCACCAATCGCTCAAGGTAAAGGAATGGAAGATGCTCGCGAAGAGCCTCATGCCGATCCCCGATCAGTGGTTCGGCCTCAAAGACGAGGAAGCGATATTGCGCCAGCGATACCTCGACATCCTCCTCAACGAAGATGTCCGCGCCATGTTCGAGCGCCGCGCCGCATTCTGGCGATCGATCCGCGAATTCCTCACGCTGAAAGGTTTCGTCGAAGTCGAGACGCCGGTCCTTGAGAATTCCCCCGGCGGCGCCGATGCGCGTCCGTTCATCACGAAGCACAACTCGCTGGATATGGATGTGTACCTCCGTATCTCGCTGGAATTGTGGCAGAAGCGTCTTCTCGTCGCGGGGTTCCCGAAGGTCTTCGAGATCGGCCGCATCTTCCGCAACGAAGGCCAGTCACGCGAACACCTGCAGGATTACGTCCAGCTCGAGACGTACGAGGCCTACAGCGACATGAAAAAGGGGATGGAGTTCACGAAGGATCTCTATCGTCACATCGTGAATGCGGTCTATGCGAAATACACGTTCGAAATAGGGGAGCACACCGTCGATTTTGCTGAAGAATGGCCGCTCGTCGATTTCTGCGAGGAGATCGAGAAGGCATTCGGCGTGAATCCGATCAGCTGCACCGAAGAGGAGGCCATCCAGGCCGCACGCGACGCGAAAGTGGACCTCGGCGATTCGCCCAACAAAGCACGCGCCATCGATAATCTCTGGAAGCAGCTCCGCAAGAAGATTTCAGGCCCGGCATTCCTCGTCGGTGTTCCGGTCTATCTCGAACCGCTCGCGAAACGCTCGAAGACGAATCCGAATGTCGTCGAACGATTCCAGGTTCTTATCGCCGGCTCCGAAGTCGGCAAGGGCTTCAGCGAACTCAACGACCCGCAGGATCAGCGCGCACGCTTTGAAGAACAACAACAACTCCGCGATGCAGGCGATGACGAAGCGCAGCGCCTCGACGAGGATTACGTGAAAGCGATGGAATACGGCATGCCGCCGGCCTTCGGCTTCGGCGTCTCGGAGAGATTATTCGCGTTTCTCGAGAATCGCCCCGCCCACGAATCCCAGATCTTCCCGCTCCTTCGCCCGAAGTCGGAATAG
- a CDS encoding MliC family protein has translation MNKMYALIAAAIVILSGSLWYYTSLNIETAHNDALPPKPQQQRGHEESPPPESSEVSAHGGEEALATFTCSGGKTMTAVFVRDLVDLTLSDGRQLTLNQAISGSGIRYTNSSETIEFRGKGNDAYLQEGESITYADCVAAE, from the coding sequence ATGAATAAGATGTACGCACTCATCGCTGCAGCCATCGTCATCCTCTCGGGCAGTCTGTGGTACTACACGTCGCTCAATATCGAGACCGCGCACAACGACGCGCTTCCGCCGAAACCGCAGCAGCAACGCGGCCATGAGGAATCCCCGCCACCGGAGAGCAGCGAGGTAAGCGCGCATGGCGGCGAAGAGGCCTTGGCGACCTTCACCTGCAGCGGCGGCAAGACGATGACCGCGGTCTTCGTACGCGACCTCGTCGATCTCACGCTCTCCGACGGCCGACAACTCACGCTCAATCAGGCCATCTCCGGCAGCGGCATCCGCTACACCAACAGTTCGGAGACCATCGAATTCCGCGGCAAGGGTAACGACGCGTATCTGCAGGAGGGTGAGAGCATCACCTACGCCGACTGCGTAGCGGCCGAGTAG